The proteins below come from a single Tenuifilum thalassicum genomic window:
- a CDS encoding GroES family chaperonin, with the protein MKELVPLNQHVILDLTEDNSEEVTSSGIIIPDTAKEKPQWAKVVAVGNIENAEISVNDMVVFKKYSGTEVEFEGKKYLLIPYADLLAKIVETESL; encoded by the coding sequence ATGAAAGAATTAGTTCCACTAAATCAGCATGTTATTCTTGACTTAACTGAGGATAACTCGGAAGAAGTTACATCATCGGGCATCATTATTCCCGATACAGCTAAGGAAAAACCACAATGGGCAAAAGTGGTTGCTGTAGGGAATATTGAAAATGCTGAGATTTCAGTAAATGACATGGTCGTGTTCAAAAAATACTCAGGTACAGAGGTTGAATTTGAAGGTAAAAAATATTTACTAATCCCTTATGCCGACCTTCTAGCTAAAATTGTAGAAACAGAATCACTTTAA
- a CDS encoding glutaredoxin domain-containing protein, with product MKEVKSLSEFKEQLDKSEKAYLLVYKKGSGVSDCAYGAFAEAASNTNTKSIFYVDAPNYPEIHTHYKITSAPSLLVFEKGELKDTVKGCHDVQFYKQLFENAVYAQKAKAGNQQKSVTVYSTPTCPWCNTLKSFLRKNGIIFTDIDVSRDHEAARQMVAATGQQGVPQANIGGEWVVGFDQQKIKRLLNIQTQ from the coding sequence ATGAAAGAGGTAAAAAGTTTGAGTGAGTTCAAAGAACAGCTTGATAAGTCAGAAAAGGCATACCTGCTTGTTTACAAGAAAGGTTCGGGTGTAAGTGATTGTGCATATGGTGCTTTTGCCGAAGCAGCATCAAATACCAACACTAAGAGCATCTTTTATGTTGATGCTCCTAATTATCCAGAAATTCATACTCATTACAAAATCACAAGTGCACCTTCGCTACTGGTTTTTGAAAAAGGCGAATTAAAAGATACTGTGAAGGGTTGCCACGATGTTCAATTCTATAAGCAGCTATTTGAAAACGCAGTTTACGCTCAAAAGGCAAAGGCTGGAAACCAGCAAAAAAGTGTAACGGTTTACTCTACTCCAACCTGCCCTTGGTGTAACACATTAAAGAGTTTTTTAAGAAAAAATGGTATTATCTTTACCGATATCGATGTGTCAAGGGATCATGAAGCTGCTCGTCAAATGGTTGCAGCGACTGGTCAGCAAGGTGTACCACAGGCTAATATTGGTGGTGAGTGGGTTGTAGGATTTGATCAGCAGAAAATTAAACGATTACTAAATATTCAAACCCAATAA
- a CDS encoding tetratricopeptide repeat-containing sensor histidine kinase → MFRLLIKLGLTISLILNATLFSVAQQSTSKVDEWVSLAVKYEKEGNPNNAAFYYNKVANEYWNKRELKLASEYFNKALENIRKVGNARGEYVVLNNLGFISTDLQEYDNALNSFNKALDIARTQGERVNICQTYLNISNIYIEKGSFADAIKILDKAQTIAQEVNNPKLLRNIYYNYNKSYEGLKNNEKSTEYFNLYAVLTKKIQVEEARLRELQAKAMVDSAGKVVEKVSKEKEQTVKILSETASELKEKEQELKKVEKLTKEQQMQIDLLNAEMKLRDAIIENQRLLQRIYIIIILFSLALLGVLYYAYIQKRRANRLLEEKNSEISRQRDALSRQADELRELNALKDKLFSIIAHDLRSPLFSLITMLNIAREGHFTAENFRQILDELSVNVNHTTALLENLLTWAKNQMHGTKVNPINFEVNELVESKIQLLHDAAETKEIKLINSIPHGTFVFADKDMTDIVIRNLISNAIKFCSSGDKINVWSFTGGSVVTICVEDTGLGMTEDIKNKLFGTQISSTPGTNNEKGTGLGLILCKEFVEMNGGEIWAESEPGKGSKFYFTLPVATVDA, encoded by the coding sequence ATGTTTAGATTACTTATAAAACTTGGTTTAACCATTTCGTTAATATTAAATGCTACTTTATTTTCTGTAGCTCAACAATCTACCAGCAAAGTTGATGAGTGGGTTTCTTTGGCTGTCAAGTATGAAAAAGAAGGGAATCCTAATAATGCTGCGTTTTATTACAATAAGGTTGCAAATGAATATTGGAATAAGCGAGAACTCAAGTTGGCATCGGAATACTTTAATAAGGCGCTTGAGAATATAAGAAAGGTAGGAAATGCTAGGGGAGAGTACGTTGTATTAAACAATTTGGGTTTTATATCCACTGATCTACAGGAATATGACAATGCTTTAAATTCCTTTAATAAAGCTTTAGATATTGCTAGAACTCAGGGTGAAAGGGTAAATATTTGTCAAACCTATTTAAACATTTCAAATATATACATTGAAAAAGGGTCATTTGCTGATGCAATTAAAATACTAGATAAGGCCCAAACAATTGCTCAAGAGGTTAATAACCCCAAACTATTAAGGAATATTTACTACAACTATAATAAATCGTACGAGGGGCTAAAAAACAACGAAAAATCTACTGAATATTTCAACCTTTATGCCGTTTTGACAAAAAAAATACAGGTAGAAGAGGCTCGATTAAGAGAGTTGCAAGCTAAAGCCATGGTCGATAGTGCAGGCAAGGTTGTTGAAAAGGTTTCAAAAGAAAAGGAACAAACTGTTAAAATACTTTCCGAAACAGCTAGTGAATTAAAGGAGAAAGAGCAGGAACTTAAAAAAGTTGAGAAGCTTACCAAGGAACAGCAAATGCAAATCGATTTGCTAAATGCCGAAATGAAGTTAAGGGATGCTATTATTGAAAACCAACGATTGCTTCAACGAATTTACATCATAATAATTCTTTTCTCATTGGCATTACTAGGAGTTTTGTACTATGCTTATATTCAGAAACGTAGGGCAAATAGGTTGCTTGAGGAGAAAAATTCAGAGATTTCGCGACAACGCGATGCTTTGAGTAGGCAAGCCGATGAGCTTAGGGAGTTAAATGCCTTAAAGGACAAGCTATTCTCAATTATTGCCCATGACCTTCGAAGTCCACTCTTTTCTTTAATTACCATGTTAAACATAGCTCGTGAAGGGCACTTTACCGCCGAAAACTTTAGGCAAATACTCGATGAGCTGTCGGTTAATGTTAACCATACTACCGCGCTTCTTGAGAACCTTTTAACTTGGGCTAAAAACCAGATGCATGGTACAAAAGTAAATCCAATAAATTTTGAGGTAAATGAGCTTGTAGAGTCAAAAATTCAACTTTTGCACGATGCTGCAGAAACAAAGGAAATTAAATTGATTAATAGCATACCTCACGGAACATTCGTTTTTGCCGATAAGGATATGACCGATATTGTCATTAGAAATCTTATTTCTAATGCCATAAAATTCTGTAGTTCAGGAGACAAAATTAATGTTTGGAGTTTTACTGGAGGTAGTGTTGTTACCATTTGTGTTGAGGATACTGGGTTAGGAATGACAGAAGATATCAAGAATAAGCTTTTTGGTACTCAAATCTCATCAACACCTGGAACGAATAATGAAAAAGGGACTGGACTTGGATTGATTCTTTGTAAGGAGTTTGTGGAAATGAATGGAGGAGAGATTTGGGCCGAGAGTGAACCCGGTAAGGGAAGTAAATTTTACTTCACCCTTCCTGTTGCAACTGTCGATGCTTAA
- a CDS encoding cytidylate kinase-like family protein, which translates to MSIALIKYLSDWNKRPTDKYNEPGPVVTISREMGCPGKQVTNTLVEELNKRFRLKDDLAWKWLAKERILELASNKLGLPKEDIDYVFEAKRKGIMLEILESMSTKYYKSDKHIQNTVKSIVRSESSKGHVVILGRGGVAITRDIPRSLHIHLEAPFEWRVLRVQAMYNFEPKEAEQYVKEIDKKREEIRTYFGGKDTDYTRFDITFNTMTLSVQEIVDIIIDAMEVRNLIV; encoded by the coding sequence ATGAGCATTGCTCTTATTAAATATTTATCAGATTGGAATAAGCGCCCCACCGATAAGTATAATGAACCTGGGCCCGTGGTAACCATTTCTCGTGAAATGGGATGTCCAGGTAAACAGGTGACAAACACATTGGTAGAGGAGCTAAATAAAAGATTTAGGTTAAAGGATGATTTAGCATGGAAGTGGTTAGCAAAAGAAAGGATCCTTGAACTTGCTTCAAATAAACTTGGACTACCAAAGGAGGATATCGATTACGTTTTTGAGGCAAAGCGTAAAGGCATTATGCTTGAAATACTGGAATCGATGTCTACAAAATATTATAAGAGCGATAAGCATATTCAGAATACGGTTAAAAGTATTGTACGATCGGAATCGTCGAAAGGGCATGTGGTTATTCTTGGTCGTGGGGGAGTAGCAATTACCCGGGATATTCCACGCTCACTTCATATACACCTGGAGGCACCATTCGAGTGGCGTGTACTTAGAGTTCAGGCTATGTATAACTTTGAGCCCAAAGAAGCAGAGCAGTATGTTAAGGAGATTGATAAGAAAAGAGAAGAAATAAGAACCTATTTTGGTGGCAAAGATACCGATTACACAAGGTTTGACATAACCTTTAATACCATGACGCTTTCGGTTCAGGAAATTGTTGATATCATAATTGATGCCATGGAGGTTCGGAATCTTATTGTGTAG
- a CDS encoding manganese efflux pump MntP codes for MSVFTLILLAVGLSFDTFAVSVSCGIARKKIVFWEAFRIASVFAFFQASMPLIGWALGFSIKHYIEPVDHWIALALLTIIGVKMIAEAFEKHEEKKNFNPLDLKIMITLAIATSIDALAVGISFVALDVNILFAYFIIGFITFLVAMLGMLFGKNIGGIIGKRMEIIGGLILIGIGVKIAIEHTM; via the coding sequence ATGTCTGTTTTTACTTTAATTCTTCTCGCAGTTGGGCTATCATTTGATACATTTGCTGTTTCAGTATCGTGTGGTATTGCTAGAAAAAAAATTGTTTTTTGGGAGGCATTTAGAATAGCATCAGTCTTTGCTTTTTTTCAGGCGAGCATGCCTCTAATTGGATGGGCGCTTGGCTTTTCGATTAAGCATTACATTGAACCAGTTGACCATTGGATTGCACTAGCTTTGCTTACTATTATTGGCGTTAAAATGATAGCCGAAGCCTTTGAAAAACATGAGGAAAAAAAGAATTTTAATCCTCTTGATTTAAAAATAATGATAACATTGGCAATTGCTACCAGTATTGATGCGCTAGCAGTTGGTATTAGCTTTGTTGCGCTTGATGTTAATATTCTATTTGCTTACTTTATAATAGGCTTTATTACGTTCCTTGTGGCCATGCTAGGAATGCTATTTGGGAAAAATATTGGAGGTATAATTGGAAAGAGAATGGAAATAATCGGGGGACTTATTCTTATAGGCATTGGAGTAAAGATTGCCATTGAGCATACAATGTGA
- a CDS encoding OmpA family protein yields the protein MKVDFKKLLLLPFILFAHNLMGQFFLYNTNEQKKIELHFVKHSVEATKGKTIFNVVKVVNKSTQPQTFTFQLTVPSGWQILGDEKLELTLPPLDSTLIPIRVAIGKNVRGDIGYSIIAAIIDQRGNVIKNEYSFVKVPREVDIKVKFLTRFEYFDQQTGHAPVKIKIENRGNREELITLSLDAGNFIGIGSARLQNYIQDVNIPPYSDSTVVFDVYLNKQLQTSRDLFKLNLQAKTIDSTFKSTSWLKNLSSKYTNYIPDSRRVLITEFFARGLFSNYAKPAYASIIQGNILLRKKNEIYFFYNNYNTTPTENLYKFNRMWIGYNSNKYFLQIGDINRSIESSLYGRGGNIGIKMKKIKLEAIATQRVLNPQSNVGTELEFSPTQDYGFKLGGVLTKSINENFESKLGTAGFKLNLIKRLRLGYSLVYNQIRFGNQNDSIINKIAFGSTAYLNYSGRKLNATVRFKFGQPFLNSSFNGRSELISQVVYNLNEKNIIQHYTIDNRNNPGDYRSFNIIKQSFTNFHKQFITWGYNPNNKVYFFSGPGFEINSSDIFPVIQRGEDYFSTLVYNYNLGFRFKGEKPSSSLTAQIFTGFVNVLHKPIYYVDSTFSIPTSKSRFNYQNISINLRQPRWGIQAIYTNGPRSIYEQFNWYYASRPNRMLRVMPYFDSFIYKEQLQLQVNISYSNDLVAKSSYSNITSQLFWYLPKNWQLRFLNVYTIQSRVTPTEAVERFQNMYFEASVRKEFGIQQPYLKFHTLKLVFFKDFNGNRIMNENEPGIKNVLVNIQRVDDEKMDYPDFTSGELLSNQYGEVIYEKIPSGIYELSYNAVGNETGTFSKADIDIKFSLNKDLTLYIPFVEKNKIFGRIILNRSKLSGLGKVDVSNIRITATDTRGNTISTLTDKNGEFVIYAPVTDEYVVTVNNIFYQDFDLRQNNFRVQFNGYKQFEVNFVFDEKVRRINFSPSSQDLANESVLQVRRTNLRGTIKDASSLKPLRARVNLINTKNNSIVASIYSNPLTGDYNLSFLAGENYALEVVADDYWYYAETLNLNQVTTFMNVTRDILLKPISIGSKLELNIRFDINKADLGPEAVAELNRLLDILRQNPGIKIEVQGHSDDLEAINNQTISEERAKRVAQYLVENGFSNLQVRGFGNTVPIAPNDTEENRALNRRVEIEVIGK from the coding sequence TTGAAAGTAGATTTTAAAAAACTTCTTTTATTACCATTTATTCTTTTTGCCCATAATCTTATGGGCCAATTCTTTCTATATAACACAAATGAGCAAAAAAAAATAGAACTCCATTTTGTTAAGCACAGCGTTGAAGCTACAAAAGGTAAAACCATTTTTAATGTTGTAAAAGTTGTTAACAAATCTACTCAACCTCAAACATTCACATTCCAATTAACCGTCCCTTCTGGCTGGCAAATTTTAGGTGATGAGAAATTGGAACTAACTCTTCCCCCTCTTGATTCTACACTAATTCCTATTAGGGTGGCTATAGGAAAAAATGTTAGGGGCGACATTGGCTATTCTATCATTGCTGCTATTATTGATCAACGGGGTAACGTTATTAAAAATGAGTATAGTTTTGTTAAAGTTCCACGTGAGGTAGATATTAAAGTGAAGTTTTTGACCCGCTTTGAATACTTCGATCAACAAACGGGTCATGCACCCGTTAAAATTAAGATCGAGAATCGTGGGAATAGAGAAGAATTGATAACATTAAGTTTAGACGCAGGAAATTTTATTGGTATTGGTTCTGCTCGTTTACAAAATTATATTCAAGATGTAAATATCCCCCCCTATTCGGATTCAACCGTAGTTTTTGATGTTTATCTTAATAAACAATTACAAACATCTCGTGATTTATTTAAACTTAACTTGCAAGCAAAAACAATAGATAGCACTTTTAAGTCAACTAGTTGGTTAAAAAATTTATCAAGCAAATACACAAATTATATTCCTGATTCACGCAGGGTACTTATTACTGAATTTTTTGCACGTGGACTTTTTTCAAACTACGCAAAGCCAGCCTATGCATCAATTATCCAAGGAAATATCTTGCTTCGAAAAAAAAATGAGATTTACTTTTTTTACAATAATTATAATACAACACCTACCGAAAATCTCTATAAATTCAATAGGATGTGGATTGGATATAACTCTAACAAGTATTTCTTACAAATAGGTGATATCAACCGTAGTATTGAAAGCAGTTTATATGGGCGAGGAGGAAACATTGGTATAAAAATGAAAAAAATCAAATTAGAAGCAATTGCTACCCAAAGGGTGTTAAATCCTCAGAGCAACGTTGGTACTGAACTTGAATTTTCTCCTACCCAGGATTATGGTTTTAAACTTGGTGGAGTTCTTACAAAATCAATTAATGAGAATTTTGAATCAAAACTGGGTACTGCTGGTTTTAAACTAAACTTGATTAAAAGGTTAAGATTAGGTTATTCTTTGGTTTACAACCAAATCCGGTTTGGAAATCAAAACGACTCGATTATAAATAAAATTGCTTTTGGTAGCACTGCATACCTAAACTATAGTGGCCGAAAATTAAATGCTACTGTTCGGTTTAAATTTGGCCAACCTTTTCTAAATTCAAGTTTTAATGGTCGTTCTGAATTAATTTCCCAAGTTGTTTATAATCTAAATGAAAAAAATATTATTCAGCACTATACAATTGATAATCGTAACAATCCTGGCGACTATCGTTCATTCAATATAATTAAGCAATCATTTACAAATTTTCACAAACAGTTTATTACCTGGGGCTATAACCCAAATAACAAAGTTTATTTTTTTTCAGGTCCTGGATTTGAAATAAATTCATCTGATATTTTTCCAGTTATCCAAAGAGGTGAAGATTATTTCTCCACTCTTGTTTACAATTATAATTTAGGCTTTCGATTTAAAGGCGAAAAGCCAAGCAGTTCTTTAACGGCTCAAATTTTTACAGGTTTTGTAAATGTCCTACATAAACCAATTTATTATGTAGATAGTACTTTCTCCATTCCAACATCAAAAAGTAGATTTAACTACCAAAATATCTCAATTAATCTAAGACAACCCCGTTGGGGAATTCAAGCAATCTACACTAATGGTCCTCGTTCAATATATGAGCAATTTAACTGGTATTATGCTTCTCGTCCAAACCGCATGTTACGAGTCATGCCCTATTTTGACTCTTTCATATATAAAGAGCAATTACAACTTCAAGTAAATATATCTTATTCTAATGATCTTGTTGCTAAATCTAGCTACTCAAATATAACTTCGCAACTATTCTGGTATCTACCAAAGAATTGGCAGCTAAGATTTCTTAATGTTTACACTATTCAGTCTAGAGTTACTCCTACCGAAGCCGTTGAACGTTTCCAAAACATGTATTTTGAGGCTAGTGTTAGAAAAGAGTTTGGAATTCAACAGCCATACTTAAAATTTCACACCTTAAAACTTGTTTTCTTTAAAGATTTTAATGGCAATAGAATAATGAATGAAAATGAGCCAGGTATTAAAAATGTGCTAGTCAACATTCAACGGGTTGACGATGAAAAAATGGACTATCCAGATTTTACTTCTGGGGAATTGCTTTCTAACCAATATGGTGAGGTAATTTATGAGAAAATTCCATCTGGAATTTATGAACTTTCATATAATGCTGTAGGAAATGAAACTGGAACATTCTCAAAAGCTGATATTGATATAAAGTTTTCTTTAAACAAAGACCTAACTCTTTATATACCTTTTGTTGAAAAAAATAAAATTTTTGGGCGTATAATATTAAACCGAAGCAAATTATCAGGATTGGGAAAAGTTGATGTTTCCAATATTAGAATTACAGCTACAGATACTAGAGGGAATACAATTTCTACTTTGACTGATAAAAATGGTGAATTTGTTATATACGCACCTGTTACTGATGAGTATGTTGTGACGGTAAATAATATTTTTTATCAAGACTTCGACCTCCGCCAGAATAACTTCCGCGTTCAGTTTAACGGTTACAAGCAGTTTGAGGTTAATTTTGTTTTTGATGAAAAGGTGCGTAGAATTAACTTCAGCCCGTCGAGCCAAGACCTTGCAAACGAAAGTGTTCTTCAAGTACGTCGGACAAACCTCCGGGGCACCATTAAGGATGCAAGTTCACTCAAACCGCTTAGGGCAAGGGTTAACCTGATAAATACCAAGAATAATAGCATTGTTGCCTCCATCTACTCCAACCCGCTGACTGGAGATTACAACCTCTCATTCCTTGCTGGTGAGAACTACGCCCTTGAGGTGGTTGCCGATGATTACTGGTACTACGCAGAGACGTTGAACCTAAATCAGGTTACCACGTTTATGAATGTAACTCGTGATATCCTACTCAAACCGATTTCTATAGGTTCTAAACTTGAACTTAATATTCGTTTTGACATCAACAAAGCAGATCTTGGCCCCGAAGCGGTTGCTGAGCTAAATAGATTATTAGATATTCTGCGTCAGAATCCAGGTATTAAGATAGAGGTTCAAGGCCATTCCGATGACCTGGAAGCAATAAACAATCAAACAATCTCGGAGGAGAGAGCAAAACGGGTAGCTCAATACCTAGTTGAGAATGGATTTAGCAACCTCCAAGTTCGAGGCTTTGGAAATACAGTCCCCATTGCTCCTAACGACACGGAAGAAAACCGCGCGCTTAACCGAAGGGTTGAGATAGAGGTGATTGGGAAGTAG
- the gap gene encoding type I glyceraldehyde-3-phosphate dehydrogenase: MTKIKVAINGFGRIGRNVFKIALERPELEVVGINDLTDTKTLAHLLKYDSTQGRFSGKVEFDDENLIVNGVKYRVTAEKAPLNIKWSQTPDVVIESTGIFTKRESEKGGYGDHLKNGAKKVILTVPAKDEIDRMIVLGVNDSDLQPTDLCVSNASCTTNCLAPVVKVLNDTFGIERGFMNTIHSYTNDQRILDAPHRDLRRARSAAVSQIPTTTGAAKAVGKVIPELKGKLDGLAVRVPTPTGSLVDFVAILKKEVTKEEINAAMKKAAEGPMKGILEYTEDPIVSVDIIHNSHSSIFDAQSTMVNGNMVKVLSWYDNEWGYSNRVVDLIFKLF, encoded by the coding sequence ATGACTAAAATTAAAGTAGCAATCAATGGATTTGGACGCATTGGACGCAACGTTTTTAAAATTGCTTTGGAGCGTCCAGAATTAGAAGTAGTAGGAATCAATGACCTAACCGATACTAAAACGCTAGCTCACCTTTTAAAATATGATTCTACCCAAGGTAGATTTTCTGGAAAGGTTGAGTTCGACGACGAGAATCTTATTGTAAACGGTGTAAAGTATAGGGTAACTGCTGAGAAAGCTCCTCTAAATATTAAATGGAGCCAAACTCCAGACGTTGTAATTGAGTCCACTGGTATCTTCACCAAACGCGAAAGCGAAAAAGGCGGTTATGGCGATCACCTAAAAAATGGTGCCAAAAAGGTTATTCTTACCGTTCCTGCAAAGGACGAAATTGACAGAATGATTGTACTTGGCGTAAATGATAGCGATTTACAACCAACAGACTTATGCGTTTCAAATGCAAGTTGTACAACCAACTGCCTTGCACCCGTAGTGAAAGTGCTTAACGACACATTTGGCATTGAACGCGGTTTCATGAACACCATTCACTCCTACACTAACGACCAACGAATACTTGATGCACCACACAGAGACTTACGTCGTGCTCGCTCCGCTGCTGTTTCTCAAATCCCTACCACTACTGGAGCTGCTAAAGCAGTAGGCAAGGTAATCCCTGAGCTAAAAGGTAAGCTCGATGGTCTTGCAGTACGAGTGCCAACTCCAACAGGATCATTGGTTGACTTTGTAGCAATTCTTAAGAAGGAGGTTACCAAGGAAGAGATAAATGCAGCCATGAAAAAAGCTGCCGAAGGTCCAATGAAAGGTATTCTTGAGTACACCGAGGATCCAATTGTATCTGTTGATATCATTCACAACTCACACTCCTCCATTTTTGATGCCCAAAGCACCATGGTAAATGGCAATATGGTTAAAGTTCTCTCTTGGTACGACAACGAGTGGGGCTATTCAAACCGTGTTGTTGATCTAATTTTCAAATTATTCTAA
- the mobA gene encoding molybdenum cofactor guanylyltransferase, translated as MQNITLAILAGGKARRLGGIDKALIKVDGIPIISRIYNTFKDSVTETIIISNSSIQYPIPAKIFPDIIPNCGPLGGIHSALSHSSFKTCFVISADMPFPNLSIFKKLLAAHKNSKVDITIPKHDDLIEPLFGFYNKNTLNIANQILSDGKGHRVAELFRFVKTSYLELPNTNEMRISFYNINTPDDLNALKL; from the coding sequence ATGCAAAACATAACACTTGCAATTCTTGCTGGAGGAAAAGCAAGACGACTTGGTGGAATCGATAAGGCGCTTATCAAAGTTGATGGAATTCCAATTATTAGCAGGATTTACAACACCTTTAAGGATTCAGTTACGGAAACAATCATCATTTCAAATAGCAGCATACAATACCCAATCCCTGCAAAAATTTTTCCCGATATCATTCCAAACTGTGGTCCATTAGGAGGAATTCATAGTGCGCTAAGTCATTCATCTTTCAAAACATGCTTTGTTATATCGGCTGATATGCCATTCCCAAATCTATCAATTTTTAAAAAACTTCTCGCAGCTCATAAAAATAGCAAGGTTGATATAACAATACCCAAACACGATGATTTAATTGAGCCATTGTTTGGTTTTTATAACAAGAACACACTAAACATTGCTAACCAAATACTTTCCGATGGCAAAGGGCACAGGGTTGCTGAGCTTTTTAGGTTCGTCAAAACAAGTTACCTTGAACTACCTAATACCAACGAAATGCGAATTAGCTTTTACAACATCAATACACCCGATGATTTAAATGCTCTTAAGCTATAA
- a CDS encoding L-threonylcarbamoyladenylate synthase, which yields MPDCLYIEMHPQNPNPRDVDRVVAVLKRGGIIIYPTDTVYGIGCDIKNTKAVERIIKLKGLKPKEAHFSFICKDLSNITDFAKVNNPTFKLMKKNLPGPFTFILPGLHRVPNYFLSKRKTVGIRIPNHKIPIELVERLGNPILTTSLKDSDEIIEYTTDPEQIYENYHNLVDVVIDGGACGNVPSTIVDCTEDEPLIIREGLGELRL from the coding sequence ATGCCTGACTGTTTATACATAGAAATGCATCCACAGAACCCCAACCCACGAGATGTTGATCGTGTGGTTGCGGTTCTTAAACGTGGTGGCATTATAATTTACCCTACCGATACTGTTTATGGTATTGGATGCGATATTAAAAATACCAAAGCCGTTGAAAGGATTATAAAACTAAAAGGATTAAAACCCAAAGAGGCGCATTTCTCCTTTATTTGCAAGGATTTAAGCAACATAACCGACTTTGCCAAGGTTAATAATCCTACCTTTAAGTTGATGAAAAAAAACCTTCCAGGTCCATTTACCTTTATTCTACCAGGACTTCACAGAGTACCTAATTACTTTTTAAGCAAGCGCAAAACGGTTGGTATCAGGATTCCTAATCATAAAATCCCAATTGAACTTGTTGAAAGACTTGGTAATCCCATCCTTACTACATCGCTTAAAGATTCTGACGAAATTATTGAATACACTACCGACCCAGAGCAGATCTATGAAAATTATCACAATCTTGTTGATGTAGTTATTGATGGTGGCGCGTGTGGAAATGTTCCATCTACAATTGTTGACTGCACCGAAGATGAGCCACTAATTATTCGAGAGGGTTTAGGAGAACTTCGTCTTTAG
- the fsa gene encoding fructose-6-phosphate aldolase, translated as MKFFIDTANLDQIREANDLGVLDGVTTNPSLMAKENIRGEENIKKHYVDICNIVKGDVSAEVIATDYEGMIREGKELAALHPQIVVKVPCTKDGIKAIKYFTDNGIRTNCTLVFSVGQALLAAKAGATYVSPFIGRLDDISTDGVELIRKIVDVYNYYEFGTQVLAASIRHTMHIIQCLEAGADVATCPLNAILGLLKHPLTDIGLEKFLADYKKVNG; from the coding sequence ATGAAATTTTTTATCGACACAGCAAACCTCGACCAAATCCGCGAAGCAAACGATTTGGGTGTTCTGGATGGAGTAACAACTAATCCTTCATTAATGGCCAAGGAGAATATTCGTGGCGAGGAGAATATCAAAAAACACTATGTTGATATTTGCAATATTGTGAAAGGTGATGTTAGCGCCGAGGTTATTGCAACCGACTATGAAGGAATGATTCGTGAAGGAAAGGAATTGGCAGCTCTACATCCACAAATTGTAGTAAAAGTTCCTTGTACTAAGGATGGTATCAAAGCAATCAAATACTTTACCGACAATGGCATCCGCACAAACTGCACCCTTGTGTTCTCTGTTGGGCAAGCACTCCTTGCTGCCAAAGCAGGAGCAACATATGTATCCCCATTTATCGGCCGGCTTGACGATATTTCAACCGATGGCGTTGAGCTAATTCGTAAAATTGTAGATGTATACAACTACTACGAATTTGGCACACAGGTGCTTGCAGCATCAATTCGCCACACCATGCATATTATTCAATGCCTTGAAGCAGGTGCTGATGTTGCTACTTGTCCATTAAACGCAATACTAGGATTACTAAAACATCCTTTAACCGATATTGGATTAGAGAAGTTTTTAGCCGATTATAAAAAAGTAAATGGCTAA